A region of Subdoligranulum variabile DNA encodes the following proteins:
- a CDS encoding ATP-binding protein translates to MLQLTQLSVYKVIFMAELLAAEALFCRKLRRRSLFWGRLVLSLGVCFAAAVLCPAGAASVGSYSALFFALFFVTLVGCRFCFEESWWNLLFCAIAGYSVQHITFVAYNMIVTGLGLTGLLARMGTALNPYGEATIQSALNPLTILAYVDCYFLFYWYFGYFLGQRMSRGEDLSLGRKPLIAFSGLGVAVNIVLHMVTVLHTSADAASVLLENVYNLLCCVLLLFLQFGVLSRRHLEQDRDLLRQMLAQKEEQYRIRQESMELINIKHHDLKHQLGLLRQVVDQNALRGMEEAVNRYDTLVRTGNDALDLVLGEKSMLCQAKGITFSCIADGARLAGMETGDIYTLFGNATENAIEYLQTLSDPEKRFLHVSVKGQGALAAIHVENYYEGPDRTGDAALPRTTKENKSYHGFGLRSIQLTAEKYGGEMSVHAKDHLFCVDVILPEPVTAR, encoded by the coding sequence ATGCTGCAGCTGACGCAACTTTCGGTATATAAAGTGATCTTTATGGCGGAACTGCTGGCGGCCGAAGCCCTTTTCTGCCGCAAACTGCGCCGCCGCTCCCTGTTCTGGGGGCGGCTGGTGCTCAGTCTGGGGGTCTGCTTTGCCGCCGCGGTGCTCTGCCCGGCGGGCGCGGCCTCGGTGGGCAGCTATTCGGCGCTGTTTTTCGCCCTCTTTTTCGTCACGCTGGTGGGCTGCCGGTTCTGTTTTGAGGAGAGCTGGTGGAACCTTCTGTTCTGCGCCATCGCCGGGTATTCGGTGCAGCACATCACCTTTGTGGCCTACAACATGATCGTCACCGGGCTGGGCCTCACGGGGCTGCTGGCCCGGATGGGCACCGCCCTGAACCCCTACGGCGAGGCCACCATCCAGAGCGCCCTCAATCCGCTGACCATCCTGGCCTACGTCGACTGCTATTTCCTGTTTTACTGGTATTTCGGGTATTTTCTCGGCCAACGGATGTCCCGGGGCGAGGACCTGAGCCTGGGGCGCAAACCCCTCATCGCCTTTTCGGGACTGGGGGTGGCGGTGAACATCGTGCTGCATATGGTCACGGTGCTCCACACCTCGGCGGACGCCGCCTCGGTGCTGCTGGAGAACGTCTACAACCTGCTGTGCTGTGTGCTGCTTCTCTTTTTGCAGTTCGGGGTGCTGTCCAGGCGGCACCTGGAGCAGGACCGGGACCTGCTGCGGCAGATGCTGGCCCAGAAGGAGGAACAGTACCGCATCCGGCAGGAAAGCATGGAACTCATCAACATCAAGCACCACGACCTGAAACACCAGCTGGGGCTGCTGCGCCAGGTGGTGGACCAGAATGCCCTGCGGGGGATGGAGGAGGCGGTGAACCGGTACGACACCCTGGTGCGCACCGGCAACGACGCCCTGGACCTGGTGCTGGGGGAGAAAAGCATGCTCTGCCAGGCCAAGGGGATCACCTTCAGCTGCATTGCCGACGGAGCCCGGCTGGCGGGTATGGAGACGGGGGACATCTACACCCTCTTCGGCAACGCCACCGAGAACGCCATCGAATACCTGCAGACGCTGTCCGACCCGGAGAAGCGGTTCCTCCATGTGTCGGTGAAGGGGCAGGGGGCGCTGGCGGCCATCCATGTGGAGAACTACTACGAGGGGCCCGACCGCACCGGTGACGCGGCGCTGCCCCGCACCACCAAGGAGAACAAGAGCTATCACGGCTTCGGGCTGCGCAGCATCCAGCTGACGGCGGAGAAATACGGCGGCGAGATGTCGGTACACGCAAAGGATCATCTGTTCTGCGTGGACGTCATCCTGCCCGAGCCGGTCACCGCCCGCTGA
- a CDS encoding beta-glucosidase produces MTAKKKMSSRKFMAIFLPVTAVLLVTSIVITCVMEYWSTVMDAVFGEATISIDAAPGTENWNTDYYNLNADGMTPEDTAAQGAELARRAEAEGIVLLKNQNGALPLTNGGAPLSESNPITVNALGWSFYYPSTGGSGSGAVGSDGLVSPKEALAAAGININEALESYYLDWSDQHYTEWMVTKANGYYTDEDTNTAPARPSVSKTYQAAWDVPELNAQLVAEACAQSDAAANNVQIVWIGRGGGEYHDCPTTMTKEGGSVNTYGINPDKHYLELTDEEEAVLAKAEELRGENGKVIVIVNANNTMELGELQDDDKVDAILFVGGPGKQGFYAIGDVLNGTVNPSGRLADTYAADLLASPAMENFSSKVYYDPDAAFPNQYDTMIDYTDADGSTSQRPIMFVGYEEGIYMGYRFYESAAADGYFTSANLPAGVTDPYYNRDNGVIYPFGYGLSYTTFTQEITDTSYADGTFTFDVTVKNTGSVAGKDVVELYAETPYTPGGIEKSKVVLCAFDKTQTLDPGASETVTLTVDEQDLASYDDTVNQCYVLDAGDYTFYLGTVNGTVYGAHAWAYATPADSKSAAGANAVTYAAADAIAATRIYNDEHDGKRDSDMTTATNAFQREMTGNNLKVSNGDATMTRADGFAASWPTAPTAEDTVMPEELKAILDDNNYSTKEATALHDEEVEMPATGQNNGLQLINLRGLSFDDPLWQTYIEQWTPGEMALLLGKAGFQTEAFPEYGKPTTLDNDGPQAFRHQALGEENERVDTYYMTAYPCEALLSCTWNEDLLEEIGENVGAEGAANGMTGWYAPGLNTHRTAFGGRNFEYFSEDPFLAGKLAAKEISGAAQYGVFTYIKHFALNEQEAFCRSWCCGMHMDESLDRYQNPEWMLMTWATEQTMREIYLKAFEIAIKEATTDLHYLDGEGNEQVAEDFRCATGVMTAFCCVGNTWSGGNHALLQTVLRDEWGFTGTALTDYALHDFMYPDQMIRNGGTACLQSNRKDFVDQNNPSATTVTYLQKATHEMCYMVANSNAMNGMAPGSTITYSLAPWEMGCAVAIVITGLLFAAVVVLSILRVRDEKRHPDRYQGARAV; encoded by the coding sequence ATGACGGCCAAAAAGAAAATGAGCAGCCGCAAGTTCATGGCGATTTTTCTGCCGGTCACGGCGGTGCTGCTGGTCACCTCCATCGTCATCACCTGCGTGATGGAGTACTGGAGCACGGTCATGGATGCGGTTTTCGGGGAAGCGACGATCTCCATCGACGCCGCCCCCGGCACCGAAAACTGGAACACCGATTACTACAACCTCAATGCCGACGGCATGACCCCCGAGGACACCGCCGCCCAGGGCGCCGAGCTGGCGCGCCGGGCGGAAGCCGAGGGCATCGTGCTGCTGAAAAACCAGAACGGCGCCCTGCCGCTAACCAACGGCGGCGCCCCGCTGTCCGAATCCAACCCCATCACCGTCAACGCCCTGGGCTGGTCCTTCTACTATCCCAGCACCGGCGGCTCCGGTTCGGGCGCCGTGGGTTCCGACGGCCTTGTCTCCCCCAAGGAGGCCCTGGCCGCCGCGGGTATCAACATCAATGAGGCGCTGGAAAGCTACTACCTCGACTGGTCCGACCAGCACTACACCGAGTGGATGGTCACCAAGGCCAACGGCTACTACACCGACGAGGACACCAACACCGCACCGGCGCGGCCCTCGGTGAGCAAGACCTACCAGGCCGCCTGGGATGTGCCGGAGCTGAACGCCCAGCTGGTGGCGGAAGCCTGCGCCCAGTCCGACGCCGCAGCCAACAACGTGCAGATCGTCTGGATCGGCCGGGGCGGCGGTGAGTACCACGACTGCCCCACCACCATGACCAAGGAGGGCGGCAGCGTCAACACCTACGGCATCAACCCCGACAAGCACTACCTGGAACTCACCGACGAGGAGGAGGCCGTGCTGGCCAAGGCGGAGGAACTCCGCGGGGAGAACGGCAAGGTCATCGTCATCGTCAACGCCAACAACACCATGGAGCTGGGCGAGCTGCAGGACGACGACAAGGTGGATGCCATCCTCTTTGTGGGCGGCCCCGGCAAGCAGGGCTTCTACGCCATCGGGGATGTGCTCAACGGCACGGTGAACCCCTCGGGCCGCCTGGCCGATACCTACGCCGCCGACCTTCTGGCCAGCCCCGCCATGGAGAACTTCAGCAGCAAGGTCTACTATGACCCCGACGCGGCCTTCCCCAACCAGTACGACACCATGATCGACTATACCGATGCCGACGGCAGCACTTCCCAGCGGCCCATCATGTTCGTGGGCTACGAGGAAGGCATCTATATGGGCTACCGCTTCTATGAATCGGCCGCCGCCGACGGCTACTTCACCTCCGCCAACCTGCCCGCGGGCGTCACCGACCCCTACTACAACCGGGACAACGGCGTCATCTATCCCTTCGGCTACGGCCTTTCCTACACCACCTTCACCCAGGAAATCACCGATACCTCCTACGCCGACGGTACCTTCACCTTCGATGTGACGGTGAAAAACACCGGTTCGGTGGCCGGCAAGGATGTGGTGGAACTCTACGCCGAGACCCCCTACACCCCCGGCGGCATCGAGAAATCCAAGGTGGTGCTCTGCGCCTTTGACAAGACCCAGACCCTCGACCCCGGGGCCAGCGAGACGGTGACCCTCACGGTGGACGAGCAGGACCTGGCCTCCTACGACGACACCGTCAACCAGTGCTATGTGCTGGATGCGGGGGACTACACCTTCTATCTGGGCACCGTGAACGGCACGGTCTACGGCGCCCACGCCTGGGCCTACGCCACCCCGGCGGATTCCAAGAGCGCGGCCGGCGCCAACGCCGTGACCTACGCCGCGGCGGACGCCATCGCCGCCACCCGCATCTACAACGATGAGCACGACGGCAAGCGGGACAGTGATATGACCACCGCCACCAACGCCTTCCAGCGGGAGATGACCGGCAACAACCTGAAGGTTTCTAACGGCGACGCCACTATGACCCGGGCGGACGGCTTTGCGGCCTCCTGGCCCACCGCCCCCACCGCCGAGGACACCGTCATGCCCGAGGAACTCAAAGCCATCCTGGACGACAACAACTACAGCACCAAAGAAGCCACCGCCCTCCACGACGAGGAGGTGGAAATGCCCGCCACCGGTCAGAACAACGGTCTGCAGCTCATCAACCTGCGGGGCCTGTCCTTCGACGACCCCCTGTGGCAGACCTACATCGAGCAGTGGACCCCCGGCGAGATGGCCCTGCTGCTGGGTAAGGCCGGTTTCCAGACCGAAGCCTTCCCCGAGTACGGCAAGCCCACCACCCTGGACAATGACGGCCCGCAAGCCTTCCGTCACCAGGCCCTGGGCGAGGAGAACGAGCGGGTGGACACCTACTATATGACCGCATACCCCTGCGAGGCGCTGCTCTCCTGCACCTGGAACGAGGACCTGCTGGAGGAGATCGGCGAGAACGTGGGCGCCGAGGGTGCCGCCAACGGCATGACCGGCTGGTATGCGCCGGGCCTGAACACCCACCGCACGGCCTTCGGCGGCCGCAACTTCGAGTATTTCTCGGAGGATCCCTTCCTGGCGGGCAAGCTGGCCGCCAAGGAAATCTCCGGTGCCGCCCAATACGGCGTCTTCACCTACATCAAGCACTTTGCCCTCAACGAGCAGGAAGCCTTCTGCCGGTCCTGGTGCTGCGGCATGCATATGGACGAAAGTCTCGACCGCTACCAGAACCCCGAATGGATGCTCATGACCTGGGCCACCGAACAGACCATGCGGGAGATCTACCTCAAGGCCTTTGAGATCGCCATCAAGGAGGCCACCACCGACCTGCACTATCTGGACGGCGAGGGCAACGAGCAGGTGGCGGAAGATTTCCGCTGCGCCACCGGCGTCATGACGGCCTTCTGCTGCGTGGGCAACACCTGGTCGGGCGGCAACCACGCCCTGCTCCAGACCGTCCTGCGGGATGAATGGGGCTTTACCGGCACCGCCCTCACCGACTACGCCCTCCACGATTTCATGTATCCCGACCAGATGATCCGCAACGGCGGCACCGCCTGCCTGCAGTCCAACCGCAAGGACTTTGTGGACCAGAACAATCCCAGCGCCACCACGGTGACCTATCTGCAAAAGGCCACCCACGAAATGTGCTACATGGTGGCCAACTCCAACGCCATGAACGGCATGGCGCCCGGTTCCACCATCACCTATTCCCTGGCTCCGTGGGAGATGGGCTGTGCCGTGGCCATCGTCATCACCGGTCTGCTCTTTGCGGCGGTGGTGGTGCTCAGCATCCTGCGGGTGCGGGATGAAAAGCGTCATCCCGACCGGTACCAGGGGGCCAGAGCCGTCTGA
- a CDS encoding beta-glucosidase family protein — protein MNQSILSTLTLEEKCALLSGKGEWETWDLPRAGVPSLVCSDGPHGIRRQAGAGDHLGLNPSLPATCFPTAATVAGSWDPDLGEEIGQALGEEAAAQGVNIVLGPGLNIKRSPLCGRNFEYFSEDPYLAGKLAAGYIRGIQSQGVYACPKHFAVNSQELRRMAMNAVVDERTLREIYLTGFEIAVREGGPGAIMTSYNQVNGTYANENPHLLQDILRGEWGYDGLVITDWGGSNDHVEGVRNGSDLEMPNPGMDSARQLVEAVRSGRLPESAVDACAARLVRATLALHETRDRPRSFDKEAHHTLARRAASESAVLLKNEDDLLPLKPGTRVALIGDFAFTPRYQGAGSSMVNATRVDTMEALLPDSGLDWLGTARGYTRDGTPDPEREKNALDLARAADVVIYCFGLDERSESEGIDRSHMRLPGHQIALLEALARVNPHIVGVLSAGAAVEMPWLSCCQALLHGYLYGQAGAGAMLDILTGAVNPSGRLAESYPLHYEDTPAYRYYPSEQRNAEYREGPYVGYRYYATARVPVLFPFGYGLSYTSFAYRDLVVDEDGVTLTVENTGLRDGAEVVQLYIGKQDARVFRPVRELKGFQKVFLKAGERQRVHIAFDDKTFRYWNTAANRWAVEGGVYRVEVGASSTDIRLTGTVEKEATTDQLPCEGKALPHYRSGDIRQVPDEEFEALLGTPIPDGRWSGALTANDAICQMYYARSSLARLVCRILTRKKQRSEAAGTPDLNILFIYNMPFRAIAKMTGGAVSSEMVDGLVLMVNGHFWKGLTRTVRGFFRNRAKNEAYVAMLSADCKEE, from the coding sequence ATGAACCAATCCATTCTTTCCACATTGACCCTGGAAGAAAAATGCGCCCTGCTCAGCGGCAAGGGCGAATGGGAGACCTGGGACCTGCCCCGGGCGGGGGTACCCTCCCTGGTCTGTTCCGACGGCCCCCACGGCATCCGGCGGCAGGCCGGGGCGGGGGACCATCTGGGGCTCAACCCCTCCCTGCCCGCCACCTGCTTTCCCACGGCAGCCACCGTAGCGGGCAGCTGGGACCCCGATCTCGGCGAGGAGATCGGCCAGGCGTTGGGGGAGGAAGCCGCTGCCCAGGGCGTCAACATCGTGCTGGGCCCGGGGCTGAACATCAAGCGCAGCCCGCTGTGCGGCCGCAACTTTGAATATTTCTCCGAAGACCCCTATCTCGCCGGCAAGCTGGCGGCGGGCTACATCCGGGGCATCCAGAGCCAGGGCGTCTACGCCTGCCCCAAGCATTTCGCCGTGAACAGCCAGGAGCTGCGCCGCATGGCCATGAACGCCGTGGTGGACGAGCGCACCCTGCGGGAGATCTATCTCACCGGCTTTGAAATCGCCGTGCGGGAGGGCGGCCCCGGGGCCATCATGACCAGCTACAATCAGGTCAACGGGACCTACGCCAACGAAAATCCCCACCTTTTGCAGGACATCCTGCGGGGGGAGTGGGGCTACGACGGCCTGGTCATCACCGACTGGGGCGGCTCCAACGACCATGTGGAGGGGGTGCGCAACGGCTCCGACCTGGAGATGCCCAACCCCGGCATGGACTCCGCCCGGCAGCTGGTGGAGGCGGTGCGGTCCGGCCGCTTGCCGGAATCCGCTGTGGATGCCTGTGCGGCCCGGCTGGTGCGGGCCACGCTGGCCCTGCACGAGACCCGGGACCGGCCCCGCAGCTTTGACAAAGAAGCCCACCACACCCTGGCCCGCCGCGCTGCCTCGGAGAGTGCGGTGCTGCTGAAAAACGAGGACGACCTCCTGCCCCTGAAACCCGGCACCCGGGTGGCCCTCATCGGGGATTTTGCCTTCACGCCGCGGTATCAGGGGGCGGGTTCCAGCATGGTGAACGCCACCCGGGTGGACACCATGGAGGCCCTGCTGCCCGACAGCGGTCTGGACTGGCTGGGCACCGCCCGGGGCTATACCCGGGACGGCACCCCCGACCCCGAACGGGAAAAGAATGCCCTGGACCTGGCCCGGGCCGCCGATGTGGTGATCTACTGTTTCGGTCTGGATGAGCGCAGCGAGTCGGAGGGCATCGACCGCAGTCACATGCGGCTTCCCGGCCACCAGATCGCCCTGCTGGAAGCCCTGGCCCGGGTGAATCCCCACATTGTGGGGGTGCTCAGCGCCGGGGCGGCGGTGGAGATGCCCTGGCTGTCCTGCTGCCAGGCGCTGCTCCACGGGTATCTCTACGGCCAGGCGGGGGCCGGGGCCATGCTGGACATCCTCACCGGGGCGGTGAACCCCTCCGGCCGTCTGGCGGAAAGCTACCCCCTGCACTACGAGGACACCCCCGCCTACCGGTACTACCCCAGCGAACAGCGCAACGCCGAATACCGGGAAGGCCCCTATGTGGGCTACCGCTACTACGCCACCGCCCGCGTTCCGGTGCTGTTCCCCTTCGGGTACGGGCTGTCCTACACGAGCTTTGCCTACCGCGACCTGGTGGTGGACGAGGACGGCGTGACGCTGACGGTGGAAAACACCGGCCTCCGGGACGGCGCCGAGGTGGTGCAGCTCTACATCGGCAAGCAGGACGCCCGGGTGTTCCGCCCGGTGCGGGAACTGAAAGGATTCCAGAAGGTGTTCCTGAAGGCCGGGGAGCGTCAGCGAGTACATATTGCCTTTGACGACAAGACCTTCCGTTACTGGAACACCGCCGCCAACCGCTGGGCGGTGGAGGGCGGCGTCTACCGGGTGGAGGTGGGCGCCAGCAGTACCGACATCCGGCTGACCGGCACGGTGGAGAAAGAAGCCACCACCGACCAGCTGCCCTGCGAGGGCAAAGCCCTGCCCCACTACCGGAGCGGCGACATCCGCCAGGTGCCCGACGAGGAGTTCGAGGCCCTGCTGGGCACGCCCATCCCCGACGGCCGCTGGAGCGGTGCGCTCACGGCCAACGACGCCATCTGCCAGATGTACTATGCCCGGAGCTCTCTGGCCCGGCTGGTCTGCCGCATCCTGACCCGCAAAAAGCAGAGGAGCGAGGCCGCAGGTACCCCTGACCTGAACATACTGTTCATCTACAATATGCCCTTCCGGGCCATCGCCAAGATGACCGGCGGCGCCGTCAGCAGTGAGATGGTGGACGGGCTGGTGCTCATGGTGAACGGCCATTTCTGGAAGGGACTCACCCGCACGGTGCGGGGCTTCTTCCGCAACCGGGCCAAGAACGAGGCCTACGTGGCCATGCTGTCCGCCGACTGTAAGGAGGAATGA